One Candidatus Dadabacteria bacterium genomic region harbors:
- the secA gene encoding preprotein translocase subunit SecA, whose protein sequence is MLSDIFKKIVGTSNDRRVRRMYYVVGKVNALEGDVSALSNAQIAEKTAGLRSRVSGSESQDSLNKTLDEIMPEAFALAREAARRAVGMRHFDVQIIGAMVLHRGEVAEMKTGEGKTLVAVPALYLNALAGKGAHLVTVNDYLAGRDALWMGAVYKLLGLETGVVTAGGSYRVEWEDPAAAEDAVSGNLSVWEGEVSEKPESSNSAVAEALKTTLAPCEKKEAYACDITYGTNNEFGFDYLRDNMGFSLDEYTQRDHFFAIVDEVDSILIDEARTPLIISGPSGTSTDIYRKIDRVVQPLSPGGDFSVDEKNRRAELTEEGISKVESALGVANLYDPANLETLHCVGQALRARHLFHRDVDYMVRDGKVVIVDEFTGRLMEGRRWSDGLHQAVEAKENADIEQENQTLATITLQNYFRMYEKLSGMTGTADTEAFEFEKIYGLGVTVIPTHREMVRRDFDDVVYRTAGEKNSAICAEVKQMNAEGRPVLVGTASIEHSETISALLNKEGIDHRVLNAKNHAREAEIVAQAGAKGAVTIATNMAGRGTDIVLGGNPADRARREEIVSLGGLHIVGSERHESRRIDNQLRGRSGRQGDPGSSRFYIALEDPLMRMFASERVASIMDMVGWEEGVPLEHGMMTRVIESAQKKVEGRNFDIRKHLLDYDDVLNTQREVIYKLRREILEGGEELKRSFGGVVSKVCGEMLEELRAAGGGDREAVIREAQSVFNLPEEPDGEGLVKAVEDRLAEKEAELGPEAADEIRRFVMLQTLDVLWKDHLLAMDHLREGIGFRGYAQKNPLYEYKSEGFEMFSNLVATYEEEICTKFFSIRIARGEDVPDLEAEAPRDVFLSSGGEPAPAPQPAPPVRRSAEKVGRNDPCPCGSGKKYKKCCGG, encoded by the coding sequence ATGCTCAGTGATATCTTCAAAAAGATAGTCGGGACCAGCAATGACAGGCGGGTGCGGCGCATGTATTACGTTGTGGGGAAAGTGAACGCGCTTGAGGGGGATGTTTCGGCTCTTTCAAACGCGCAGATAGCCGAAAAAACCGCCGGTCTGCGCTCCCGTGTTTCCGGTTCGGAATCTCAGGACAGCCTGAACAAAACACTTGACGAAATCATGCCCGAAGCGTTTGCCCTCGCCCGCGAGGCGGCGCGCCGGGCGGTGGGGATGAGACACTTTGATGTGCAGATAATCGGCGCGATGGTGCTTCACCGGGGAGAGGTCGCCGAGATGAAAACCGGAGAGGGAAAAACCCTTGTCGCCGTTCCCGCCCTGTATCTGAACGCGCTTGCGGGAAAAGGCGCGCATCTGGTAACCGTTAATGACTACCTCGCCGGCAGAGACGCCCTGTGGATGGGAGCGGTTTACAAACTGCTGGGACTTGAGACGGGGGTGGTAACCGCGGGCGGCTCATACCGCGTGGAATGGGAAGACCCCGCCGCCGCAGAAGACGCCGTAAGCGGCAACCTTTCCGTGTGGGAGGGCGAAGTCTCCGAAAAACCGGAAAGCAGTAATTCCGCCGTTGCGGAGGCTCTCAAAACAACCCTTGCCCCGTGCGAAAAGAAAGAGGCGTACGCATGCGACATCACCTACGGGACAAACAATGAATTCGGCTTTGACTACCTCAGAGACAACATGGGCTTTTCGCTTGACGAATACACACAGCGCGACCACTTCTTCGCCATCGTTGACGAGGTGGACAGCATCCTCATAGACGAGGCGCGCACGCCGCTGATAATCTCGGGACCTTCGGGAACTTCAACGGACATTTACCGCAAAATAGACAGGGTGGTTCAGCCCCTTTCCCCCGGCGGCGACTTTTCGGTTGACGAGAAAAACCGCCGGGCGGAACTCACCGAGGAGGGCATCTCAAAGGTTGAGTCCGCGCTGGGGGTTGCAAACCTCTACGACCCCGCAAACCTTGAGACGCTTCACTGCGTCGGGCAGGCGCTTCGGGCGCGCCATCTGTTTCACCGCGATGTGGACTACATGGTGAGAGACGGCAAAGTGGTGATTGTGGACGAGTTCACGGGGCGGCTTATGGAGGGGCGGCGGTGGAGCGACGGGCTGCATCAGGCGGTTGAGGCAAAGGAGAACGCCGATATAGAGCAGGAAAATCAGACGCTCGCCACCATAACGCTTCAGAACTATTTCAGAATGTATGAAAAACTCTCCGGCATGACGGGCACGGCGGACACCGAGGCGTTTGAGTTTGAGAAAATCTACGGGCTGGGCGTTACGGTCATTCCCACCCACAGAGAGATGGTGCGGCGGGATTTTGACGATGTGGTCTACCGCACCGCCGGGGAGAAAAACTCAGCGATTTGCGCCGAGGTCAAACAGATGAACGCCGAAGGCAGGCCCGTTCTTGTGGGCACGGCGTCAATAGAGCATTCCGAAACCATATCCGCGCTCCTGAACAAGGAGGGGATAGACCACCGGGTTCTCAACGCGAAGAATCACGCGCGGGAGGCGGAGATAGTGGCTCAGGCGGGCGCGAAGGGGGCGGTAACGATAGCGACCAACATGGCGGGAAGGGGAACGGACATTGTGCTTGGCGGAAATCCCGCCGACCGCGCCCGGAGGGAGGAGATTGTGAGCCTCGGCGGGCTTCATATAGTCGGCTCTGAAAGGCATGAGTCGCGCCGCATAGACAACCAGCTCCGGGGCCGCAGCGGGCGGCAGGGAGACCCGGGCTCGTCCCGTTTTTATATCGCGCTTGAAGACCCGCTTATGAGGATGTTTGCGTCCGAGAGGGTGGCGTCCATTATGGACATGGTGGGCTGGGAGGAGGGCGTTCCCCTTGAGCACGGGATGATGACGCGGGTCATAGAGTCCGCCCAGAAAAAGGTTGAGGGCAGAAACTTTGATATCAGGAAGCACCTTTTGGATTACGATGATGTTTTGAACACTCAGAGGGAGGTTATTTACAAACTCCGGCGTGAGATACTTGAGGGCGGCGAGGAGTTGAAGCGCAGTTTCGGCGGGGTGGTTTCCAAGGTTTGCGGGGAAATGCTGGAGGAGTTGCGCGCCGCCGGTGGCGGGGACAGGGAGGCGGTTATCCGCGAGGCGCAGAGTGTTTTCAATCTTCCGGAAGAGCCGGACGGGGAGGGGCTTGTGAAGGCGGTGGAGGACAGGCTCGCGGAAAAAGAGGCGGAACTCGGCCCCGAAGCGGCGGATGAGATACGCAGATTTGTCATGCTCCAGACGCTTGATGTGCTGTGGAAAGACCATCTGCTTGCAATGGATCATCTGCGGGAGGGGATAGGGTTTCGGGGATACGCGCAGAAGAACCCGCTTTACGAATACAAAAGCGAGGGTTTTGAGATGTTTTCAAATCTTGTCGCCACTTACGAGGAGGAGATTTGCACAAAGTTTTTCAGCATAAGGATAGCCCGCGGGGAGGATGT